A part of Thermotoga petrophila RKU-1 genomic DNA contains:
- a CDS encoding RNA-binding S4 domain-containing protein gives MRLDLFLKISVVKRRTIAQKLLKGQRVLVNGRPAKASYEVKDGDIVEVFLPTKKITLRVVGNGGYEVLSEERVSKPF, from the coding sequence ATGAGATTAGATTTGTTTCTCAAGATCTCGGTGGTGAAGAGAAGAACGATTGCCCAGAAACTGCTGAAGGGGCAGAGGGTCCTGGTGAACGGAAGACCCGCGAAAGCCTCGTACGAGGTAAAGGACGGAGACATCGTGGAGGTGTTCTTACCAACCAAGAAAATAACCCTAAGGGTTGTGGGAAACGGAGGCTACGAAGTCCTCAGTGAGGAGAGAGTGAGTAAACCTTTTTGA
- a CDS encoding metallophosphoesterase — MWLILSDTHDNMEVLKKVEELLSEKNIEKVFHCGDFVAPFTLGRLIKEGVDFYGVFGNNDGEVLLLDKRSGGRIKKPPISLEVDGLRIAMMHEPILLDAIVRSQEFDLILYGHTHRVDVRKEGKTLVVNPGEACGYLSGKSTVYLFDPRTREGELLEL; from the coding sequence ATGTGGCTGATACTCAGTGACACTCACGATAACATGGAGGTTCTGAAAAAGGTGGAAGAACTTCTATCTGAGAAGAATATAGAAAAAGTTTTTCACTGTGGAGACTTCGTTGCGCCGTTCACACTTGGAAGATTGATCAAAGAAGGGGTAGATTTCTACGGTGTTTTTGGAAACAACGACGGAGAGGTACTGCTGTTGGACAAAAGATCCGGCGGAAGAATCAAAAAACCACCCATTTCCCTGGAGGTCGATGGTTTAAGAATAGCGATGATGCACGAACCCATTCTTCTGGATGCGATCGTTCGCTCCCAGGAGTTCGATCTGATTCTCTACGGGCATACTCATAGAGTAGATGTGAGAAAAGAAGGAAAAACTCTCGTGGTGAATCCTGGAGAAGCGTGTGGTTATCTTTCCGGTAAGAGCACCGTCTATTTGTTCGATCCCAGAACACGTGAAGGAGAACTTTTGGAACTCTGA
- the ecfA2 gene encoding energy-coupling factor ABC transporter ATP-binding protein EcfA2, whose product MRIEVVNVSHIFHGGTPLEKKALENVSLVINEGECILVAGNTGSGKSTLLQIVAGLIEPTSGAVLYDGERKKGYEIRRNIGIAFQYPEDQFFAERVFDEVAFAVKNFYPDRDPVPLVKKAMEFVGLDFDSFKDRVPFFLSGGEKRRVAIASVIVHEPDILILDEPLVGLDREGKTDLLRIVEKWKTLGKTVILISHDIETVINHVDRVVVLEKGKKVFDGTRMEFLEEYDPRFFTSKMLVMRELVLKREDPFSMSDDELLERVCNS is encoded by the coding sequence ATGAGAATAGAAGTAGTCAACGTCTCTCATATCTTTCACGGAGGAACACCTTTGGAAAAAAAAGCACTCGAAAATGTGAGTCTCGTTATCAACGAGGGAGAGTGTATCCTTGTTGCTGGGAATACAGGATCTGGGAAGTCGACCCTCCTTCAAATTGTAGCAGGTTTGATCGAACCCACCTCAGGTGCTGTGCTTTACGACGGAGAAAGAAAGAAAGGTTACGAGATAAGAAGGAACATAGGAATCGCTTTTCAGTACCCTGAGGATCAGTTCTTCGCGGAGAGAGTTTTTGACGAAGTGGCTTTCGCCGTGAAAAACTTCTATCCAGATAGGGATCCTGTTCCCCTGGTGAAGAAAGCGATGGAGTTCGTGGGACTGGATTTCGACTCTTTCAAAGACAGAGTGCCGTTTTTCCTGTCCGGCGGTGAGAAGAGAAGAGTAGCGATCGCTTCTGTGATCGTTCACGAACCGGATATTCTCATCCTCGATGAGCCTTTAGTGGGGCTGGACCGGGAAGGGAAAACGGACCTTCTGAGAATTGTGGAGAAGTGGAAGACCCTTGGAAAGACGGTCATCCTCATTTCTCACGATATCGAAACAGTTATAAATCACGTGGATCGTGTGGTGGTACTCGAAAAGGGAAAGAAGGTCTTCGATGGAACCAGGATGGAATTCCTTGAAGAATACGACCCTCGCTTTTTCACAAGCAAGATGCTGGTTATGAGAGAGTTGGTTTTGAAAAGAGAAGACCCCTTCTCAATGAGCGACGATGAGCTTTTGGAAAGGGTGTGCAATTCATGA
- the fliF gene encoding flagellar basal-body MS-ring/collar protein FliF, with protein sequence MNIVERLRDLWKKIVELWNSMSRERKFLVGGIGIALVITIVLFAVVASVPHYRLLVAGLNEDEAGVIIQKLEEMNIPYKVSPGGDIYVPDSYNVYELRMKLASEGVLGSSRKGFSILNENSFGATSFDKQVKYQIALQEELERSIMTIKGVKDARVHLVLPKYTYYVRGEMAEPRASVLVVLEPGAELTREQVRGIVELVSGAVEGLKPENVRVVDNYSRSLSDMLETDEGTFLASSKLELKQQLEKYYESKIKKALESVFGPGRVEVIPDISINWSKIETEMKKYEAPARREGLVRSQETQVEKSQNLSPTGGPAGTDSNIPPLTYPSATSEGTSTYERTHTITNYELNEVYQKIIQNREGEISSLSVAVIIDASSSVLQNSSDWSGVINDLVEKGVGSITSSASLSVAVAFLPFDRSIERALQEELKQIETRRRFILYSVGIALLGFLTFILIYLVIVQIRRIRARRLAEERRRKLEEEVKEILQEELKEEEVSPEEKELLELVEELENIFSRSPSDIAEIVRLWFFERG encoded by the coding sequence ATGAACATTGTTGAACGATTGAGAGATCTCTGGAAAAAGATTGTAGAATTATGGAATTCTATGTCTCGAGAAAGGAAATTCCTCGTGGGAGGAATAGGGATTGCCCTTGTAATAACGATCGTTCTGTTCGCCGTTGTAGCGTCCGTTCCTCACTACAGACTCCTTGTGGCTGGCCTCAACGAAGACGAGGCAGGTGTGATCATCCAGAAGCTCGAGGAGATGAACATTCCTTACAAAGTATCCCCTGGGGGAGATATATACGTTCCCGACAGTTACAACGTCTATGAACTCAGAATGAAACTGGCGTCTGAAGGGGTTCTTGGAAGTTCAAGGAAAGGTTTTTCGATACTCAACGAAAACTCCTTCGGGGCCACGAGCTTCGACAAGCAGGTCAAATATCAGATCGCTTTACAGGAGGAACTCGAAAGAAGCATCATGACGATAAAAGGTGTGAAAGATGCAAGAGTTCACCTGGTCCTTCCGAAGTACACCTATTACGTTCGTGGTGAGATGGCAGAACCTCGAGCATCAGTTCTCGTAGTCTTGGAACCCGGTGCAGAACTCACCCGCGAACAGGTGAGAGGAATCGTTGAGCTCGTCTCAGGAGCCGTTGAAGGGTTGAAACCGGAGAACGTGAGGGTAGTGGATAACTACTCCAGATCGCTGAGCGATATGTTAGAAACAGACGAAGGAACTTTCCTTGCCTCCAGCAAACTGGAATTGAAACAACAGCTTGAAAAATACTACGAAAGCAAAATAAAGAAAGCACTGGAAAGTGTCTTCGGCCCTGGAAGGGTGGAGGTAATACCAGACATATCCATCAACTGGTCCAAGATAGAAACGGAGATGAAAAAGTACGAAGCACCTGCCAGAAGAGAAGGTCTGGTGAGGAGTCAGGAGACGCAGGTGGAGAAGAGCCAAAACCTTTCTCCAACCGGAGGACCAGCGGGAACGGATTCGAACATACCGCCTCTCACCTATCCATCAGCCACATCCGAAGGAACGAGTACCTACGAACGAACCCATACCATCACCAACTACGAATTGAACGAAGTGTATCAGAAGATAATACAGAACCGCGAAGGGGAGATCTCCTCGCTTTCCGTCGCCGTCATAATCGATGCCTCTTCTTCTGTCCTGCAAAACAGCAGTGACTGGAGCGGTGTGATAAACGATCTCGTGGAAAAAGGGGTGGGCTCCATAACGTCTTCCGCCTCTCTCAGCGTCGCGGTTGCCTTTTTGCCATTCGATCGCTCCATCGAAAGAGCTCTTCAGGAAGAGTTGAAACAGATTGAAACGAGAAGAAGGTTCATCCTGTACTCGGTGGGAATAGCCCTGCTTGGATTTCTCACGTTCATACTCATCTATCTTGTGATCGTTCAAATAAGAAGAATAAGGGCAAGAAGACTCGCAGAAGAACGGAGAAGAAAACTGGAAGAAGAGGTGAAAGAAATCCTCCAGGAAGAATTGAAGGAGGAAGAGGTATCGCCAGAAGAAAAGGAACTGCTCGAACTTGTAGAAGAGCTGGAGAACATCTTTTCCCGTTCACCTTCCGACATCGCCGAGATAGTCCGACTGTGGTTCTTTGAAAGGGGATGA
- a CDS encoding biotin--[acetyl-CoA-carboxylase] ligase, producing the protein MIGEKIISFESIDSTNRFLKENYRFYPDGTVVVALEQTSGYGRNGRHWHSPRGGLWFSVLFKPRKSLELSFYTRVFSVAVVKTLENMKIHANIKWPNDVYINGRKLAGVLSEGIFEGAKPLAVVVGVGMNVNNEIPAELKTRAISLKEITGKEISVVKLIESILKNARVIFRKYSKKKEALTRIWKRYLLQKEGDIISLEGKKGKIVKINPDSLLIDFDGEIKKVYSLSPH; encoded by the coding sequence TTGATAGGAGAAAAGATCATTTCTTTCGAATCCATAGACTCCACGAATCGTTTCTTGAAAGAGAATTACCGCTTCTATCCCGATGGCACGGTAGTGGTTGCGTTGGAGCAGACCTCAGGATACGGAAGAAACGGAAGACACTGGCACTCTCCAAGGGGTGGACTATGGTTCTCTGTGCTTTTCAAACCGAGAAAGTCACTGGAGCTTTCGTTTTACACAAGGGTGTTCTCAGTAGCGGTTGTGAAGACTCTTGAAAACATGAAAATACACGCGAACATAAAGTGGCCCAACGACGTGTACATAAACGGGAGAAAGCTCGCAGGAGTTCTCTCAGAGGGAATTTTTGAAGGTGCAAAACCTCTCGCCGTTGTCGTGGGAGTGGGGATGAACGTGAACAACGAAATCCCAGCCGAGTTGAAAACAAGAGCGATCAGTCTGAAGGAAATCACGGGAAAAGAAATCAGCGTTGTGAAACTCATAGAGTCGATATTGAAGAACGCACGCGTGATTTTCAGAAAGTATTCAAAGAAAAAAGAAGCTCTGACGAGGATCTGGAAAAGATACCTTCTTCAGAAAGAAGGAGATATCATATCTCTGGAAGGAAAGAAAGGAAAGATCGTAAAGATAAACCCTGATAGTCTGTTAATAGACTTCGACGGAGAGATCAAAAAGGTTTACTCACTCTCTCCTCACTGA
- a CDS encoding AEC family transporter — MEFSVIILIGYLTKKFFERDTGKVLSKLVVNFTLPAAIFYSFSTSRFHFSKFAFTATGILSNLLLIFLAFLFFSRIKDPRVRIPIVLSFVGFNTGLFMYPLAESLWGEASVVNFALFDLGNSFFIFGVGKAVAERNKKGILKVFTFPPFLFLLVGITMNSLKVVPPGIVLDVARTIKNANAFLVFFLVGYYLSFRSVYDKFRLILMAGLVKYAAGLLVALIAVKIFSLSSFEEMNLFLSPLLPSAIMTLVYSVEKGYDAELASGLITFFTIVSTSIIMAVNYTWG, encoded by the coding sequence ATGGAATTTTCGGTCATCATACTGATCGGTTATCTGACGAAGAAATTTTTCGAAAGAGATACTGGTAAGGTCCTTTCGAAACTGGTGGTGAATTTCACACTGCCTGCGGCGATCTTCTACAGTTTTTCCACTTCGCGTTTTCACTTTTCGAAGTTCGCCTTCACTGCAACGGGTATTTTGAGTAACCTTCTTCTCATCTTTCTTGCCTTTCTGTTTTTCTCGAGAATAAAGGATCCAAGAGTGAGAATTCCGATCGTTCTCTCTTTCGTTGGTTTCAACACAGGTTTGTTCATGTATCCTCTGGCGGAAAGCCTCTGGGGAGAAGCATCGGTGGTTAACTTCGCCCTGTTCGACCTGGGGAATTCTTTCTTCATATTTGGTGTGGGGAAAGCAGTAGCTGAGCGGAACAAAAAGGGAATACTGAAGGTTTTCACCTTTCCACCGTTTCTGTTCCTCCTTGTCGGAATAACGATGAACAGCCTCAAAGTGGTTCCACCTGGTATTGTTCTCGATGTTGCGCGGACGATAAAGAACGCTAATGCCTTCCTCGTGTTTTTTCTTGTGGGATACTATCTCAGCTTCAGATCGGTTTACGACAAATTCCGTCTGATTTTAATGGCGGGACTCGTAAAGTATGCCGCCGGGTTGCTTGTTGCTCTGATCGCAGTGAAGATCTTCTCTCTTTCTTCTTTCGAGGAAATGAACCTGTTTCTTTCACCGCTTCTTCCTTCTGCCATCATGACACTCGTGTACTCGGTTGAAAAGGGTTACGATGCGGAACTCGCGAGCGGGCTCATCACTTTCTTCACGATCGTTTCAACGTCCATAATCATGGCGGTAAACTATACATGGGGGTGA
- a CDS encoding DUF554 domain-containing protein, whose translation MFHYAVLLNALGVLIGASVGFLFKRKIPQRLHDILFTVIGLTTMGIGIRMVTQGDDFLMILLALVAGGIIGELFRIEDRIEGIGKKFSNSQGFAESFLTSSLLFLVGPMTIVGSINIGLTGNADLILVKTVLDTVSATVLTATLGTGVFLSAVSVFLVQGLLVVFAKSLTFLTGDAFISDFVGTGGVMILGLGIRILKLKEVKVGNLLPALVLIPIFDWLKNLF comes from the coding sequence ATGTTTCACTACGCTGTTCTTCTGAACGCACTTGGAGTTTTGATCGGTGCGTCCGTGGGTTTCCTGTTCAAAAGAAAGATTCCTCAGAGATTACACGACATCCTTTTCACGGTGATAGGACTCACCACAATGGGTATAGGTATCCGGATGGTCACGCAGGGTGATGATTTTTTGATGATTCTCCTCGCACTCGTTGCAGGCGGCATCATCGGAGAGTTGTTCAGAATAGAGGACAGAATAGAAGGTATTGGGAAGAAGTTCAGTAATTCTCAGGGGTTTGCGGAGAGTTTTCTCACTTCTTCGCTTCTCTTTCTGGTTGGTCCCATGACCATAGTGGGATCCATAAACATAGGACTCACGGGAAACGCGGATTTGATACTCGTGAAAACGGTGCTAGACACAGTGTCAGCCACAGTGCTCACGGCAACCTTAGGAACAGGGGTTTTTCTCTCGGCAGTTTCTGTGTTCCTCGTTCAGGGACTTCTCGTTGTTTTCGCAAAGAGTTTGACTTTTCTCACAGGTGATGCGTTTATCTCCGATTTTGTTGGCACAGGTGGTGTCATGATTCTGGGTCTTGGAATAAGGATTCTTAAACTGAAAGAGGTAAAGGTTGGGAACCTACTTCCGGCGCTGGTTTTGATTCCTATTTTTGACTGGTTGAAAAACCTTTTTTAA
- a CDS encoding pyridoxal-phosphate dependent enzyme — protein sequence MRIDLSLKPTPVQFLKRLSEEYGFNIYVKRDDLTELVGSGNKIRKLEYLLWEALKKGATTVFTCGGLQSNHARATAYVSRKHGLKPVLFLRKGEKVLNGNLLLDILLGAEIVEVSQEEYERIDEIFDVHKKMREKKGEKVYVIPEGGSNSLGAFGYFNAVLEMKDQLNLESFDAIVCAVGSGGTIAGLSAGISFLEYHVPVVGVNVTTKNSDYFVGKVKRIISGMEEHGLKINETVFKVVDDYRGPGYAIPSSEDVEILKEVASIESIILDPVYTAKAFRGMIEMFRNSGKNVLFIHTGGIFGLFAQSGRLV from the coding sequence ATGAGAATCGATCTTTCCCTTAAACCCACACCTGTTCAGTTTCTCAAAAGACTCTCGGAAGAATACGGGTTCAACATCTACGTTAAAAGAGACGATCTCACAGAGCTTGTGGGATCGGGCAACAAAATCAGAAAGCTGGAGTATCTTCTCTGGGAAGCTCTTAAAAAAGGAGCAACAACTGTCTTCACCTGTGGAGGTCTTCAGTCGAACCATGCCAGAGCAACGGCATACGTTTCGAGAAAACACGGTTTGAAACCTGTTCTCTTCCTCAGAAAAGGAGAGAAGGTTCTGAACGGAAATCTTCTCCTCGACATTCTCCTCGGTGCTGAAATAGTGGAAGTTTCCCAGGAAGAGTACGAACGCATCGATGAGATCTTCGATGTTCACAAAAAGATGAGAGAGAAGAAAGGTGAAAAGGTGTACGTGATACCCGAAGGGGGATCGAACTCCCTTGGGGCCTTTGGCTACTTCAATGCGGTGCTGGAGATGAAAGATCAATTGAACCTCGAATCTTTCGATGCTATCGTGTGTGCTGTTGGAAGTGGTGGAACCATAGCGGGTTTGTCAGCTGGAATTTCCTTTCTGGAATATCACGTACCTGTGGTGGGTGTGAACGTCACCACGAAAAACTCGGATTATTTTGTGGGGAAGGTGAAAAGAATAATTAGTGGTATGGAAGAGCATGGTCTGAAGATCAACGAAACTGTTTTCAAAGTGGTGGACGATTACAGAGGGCCGGGATATGCGATTCCGTCCAGTGAGGATGTGGAGATCTTGAAAGAAGTAGCTTCGATAGAAAGTATCATCCTCGATCCGGTCTACACGGCAAAAGCCTTCAGAGGAATGATCGAAATGTTCAGAAATTCAGGAAAGAACGTTCTTTTCATCCACACGGGGGGAATATTCGGTCTGTTCGCGCAGAGCGGGAGGTTGGTATAA
- the nuoE gene encoding NADH-quinone oxidoreductase subunit NuoE — protein sequence MREVIVEIVQKAKETAEERDVLINTLHEIQKRFDNFIPPEAAEIVAEELGVPLSRVYEVLTFYTMFSTKPKGKYVIRVCESLPCHVENGREVVKALKEILKIDFGQTTSDGLFTLEMTSCLGLCGVAPVIMVNDEYYGNMTPGRVKDLIDRLRGESL from the coding sequence ATGAGGGAGGTAATAGTAGAGATCGTCCAGAAAGCTAAAGAGACAGCAGAAGAGAGAGACGTTTTGATAAACACCCTGCACGAGATACAGAAGCGCTTTGACAACTTCATACCACCGGAGGCTGCTGAGATCGTGGCTGAAGAGCTTGGCGTGCCGCTCTCCAGAGTGTACGAGGTGTTGACGTTCTACACCATGTTCTCGACAAAACCGAAGGGAAAATACGTGATAAGGGTTTGTGAGAGTCTTCCGTGTCATGTTGAAAACGGGAGAGAAGTGGTCAAAGCCCTCAAGGAAATTCTGAAAATCGACTTTGGCCAGACCACTTCTGATGGTCTTTTCACACTCGAAATGACGAGTTGTCTGGGCCTTTGTGGTGTTGCACCGGTGATCATGGTGAACGACGAGTATTACGGTAATATGACACCTGGTCGTGTGAAGGATCTCATAGATAGACTGAGAGGTGAGTCGCTATGA
- the nuoF gene encoding NADH-quinone oxidoreductase subunit NuoF, whose amino-acid sequence MKPITVLVSVDSNSVLMGARHFLNYFRDLVKEHNLEDTVDVLETGSMGIYPEGVIVSVLPDGVFYVVRNELDVKRIFEEHILKGRRVFDLEVPESQIKGTVEVEKVAEETRIVLKNVGEIDPTRIEEYIARDGYFALAKALQMEPGEVIEEIKRSGLRGRGGAGFPTGLKWEFTYKASADQKYVLCNADEGEPGTFKDRLIMEGDPHSLIEGMIIAGYAVGATKGYIYIRGEYHSSIEILKKAVEQAYEYGFLGENILGSGFNFDLKIRLGAGAYVAGEETALIESIEGKPARPRLKPPYPPTFGLFGKPTVVNNVETFVNVPRIIMNGAEWFKKFGTESSPGTKVFSLVGNVVRKGIVEVPMGVTVRDLIFKFGGGIEGGRKLKVVQTGGSAGTFIGPDKLDVPLDFDSYAKYGVSLGSGVILVADETHCVVDLALTVMRFFEHESCGKCTPCREGTRMIVNILERISRGEGKKEDLDTLREIARNAGETSFCGLGQSIPVPLLSIVDNFEEEFRAHISADKCPVGVCEFKKKKEKKKIGVRKP is encoded by the coding sequence ATGAAACCGATAACAGTTCTGGTCTCAGTTGATTCGAACAGTGTGTTGATGGGTGCTCGTCACTTTCTCAATTACTTCAGGGATCTTGTGAAGGAACACAATCTCGAAGATACCGTCGATGTACTGGAAACGGGTAGCATGGGAATTTATCCAGAAGGAGTGATTGTTTCCGTTCTTCCCGACGGTGTTTTCTACGTTGTGAGGAATGAATTGGATGTGAAGAGGATCTTCGAAGAGCACATTCTCAAGGGAAGGAGAGTGTTCGATCTTGAAGTTCCCGAGAGTCAAATAAAAGGAACCGTTGAGGTAGAGAAGGTGGCCGAAGAAACTCGTATCGTTCTAAAGAACGTAGGAGAGATAGATCCCACTCGTATAGAGGAATACATCGCAAGAGACGGTTATTTTGCCCTCGCCAAGGCACTCCAGATGGAACCAGGAGAGGTAATCGAAGAGATAAAGAGAAGTGGGCTGAGGGGAAGAGGTGGAGCCGGTTTTCCAACAGGTCTGAAATGGGAATTCACCTACAAAGCTTCTGCCGACCAGAAATATGTTCTGTGCAACGCCGATGAAGGAGAACCCGGTACCTTTAAAGACAGGCTCATCATGGAGGGTGATCCTCATTCTTTGATAGAGGGCATGATCATAGCGGGGTACGCGGTTGGTGCAACGAAGGGTTACATATACATAAGGGGAGAGTATCACAGTTCGATAGAAATCTTGAAAAAAGCTGTAGAACAGGCCTACGAGTACGGATTCCTCGGTGAGAACATCCTCGGAAGTGGATTCAACTTCGATCTGAAAATAAGGCTCGGGGCGGGAGCTTACGTGGCGGGAGAGGAGACGGCGTTGATAGAGTCCATAGAGGGGAAACCCGCTCGACCCAGGCTGAAACCTCCTTACCCTCCCACCTTTGGTCTCTTTGGAAAACCCACCGTTGTGAACAACGTGGAAACTTTTGTGAACGTTCCAAGGATAATAATGAACGGTGCGGAGTGGTTCAAAAAGTTCGGCACCGAGTCTTCTCCTGGGACGAAAGTGTTCTCCCTCGTGGGTAATGTGGTGAGAAAGGGAATCGTGGAAGTGCCAATGGGAGTGACGGTGAGAGATCTCATCTTCAAATTTGGTGGGGGGATTGAGGGTGGCAGGAAGTTGAAAGTGGTGCAAACGGGTGGTAGTGCAGGAACGTTCATCGGACCAGACAAACTCGACGTTCCACTCGATTTTGATTCTTACGCAAAGTACGGAGTTTCCCTTGGATCAGGAGTGATTCTCGTTGCTGACGAGACTCACTGTGTGGTGGATCTCGCACTCACCGTTATGAGGTTCTTCGAACACGAGTCGTGTGGGAAGTGTACACCGTGTCGGGAAGGTACAAGGATGATCGTCAATATTTTGGAGAGAATAAGCAGAGGCGAAGGCAAAAAAGAGGATCTCGATACGTTGAGGGAGATCGCTCGAAACGCAGGGGAAACTTCTTTCTGCGGACTGGGTCAAAGCATTCCGGTTCCTCTGCTCTCGATCGTTGACAACTTCGAGGAAGAATTCAGAGCCCACATAAGCGCTGATAAATGTCCGGTGGGTGTGTGTGAGTTCAAGAAAAAGAAGGAAAAGAAGAAAATTGGTGTTAGAAAACCATAA
- the murC gene encoding UDP-N-acetylmuramate--L-alanine ligase: MKIHFVGIGGIGMSAVALHEFLNGNDVYGSNIEETERTAYLRKLGIPIFVPHSADNWYDPDLVIKTPAVRDDNPEIVRARMERVPVENRLHYFRDILKREKKEEFAVTGTDGKTTTTAMVAHVLKHLKKSPTVFLGGIMDSLEHGNYEKGNGPVVYELDESEEFFSEFSPNYLIITNARGDHLENYGNSLSRYRSAFEKISRNTDLVVTFAEDELTSHLGDVTFGVKKGTYTLEMRSASRAEQKAVVEKNGKRYLELKLKVPGFHNVLNALAVIALFDSLGYDLAPVLEALEEFRGVHRRFSIAFHDPETNIYVIDDYAHTPDEIRNLLQTAKEVFENEKIVVIFQPHRYTRLEREDGNFAKALQLADEVVVTEVYDAFEERKNGISGKMIWDSLKSLGKEAYFVEKLPELEKVIPVSENTVFLFVGAGDIIHSSRRFVERYQSSKSSPSRVLGSNK; encoded by the coding sequence GTGAAAATTCATTTCGTAGGAATTGGTGGAATTGGAATGAGTGCCGTGGCTTTACACGAATTCTTGAATGGAAACGATGTTTACGGTTCAAATATAGAGGAAACAGAAAGAACCGCTTATTTAAGAAAATTAGGAATTCCGATTTTTGTGCCACACTCCGCAGACAACTGGTACGATCCCGATCTGGTTATAAAAACCCCCGCTGTTCGTGACGACAACCCGGAGATAGTACGCGCCAGGATGGAAAGGGTCCCAGTAGAAAATAGACTGCATTATTTCCGAGACATTCTGAAACGGGAGAAAAAGGAAGAGTTCGCTGTAACCGGAACCGATGGAAAAACCACAACAACCGCTATGGTTGCGCACGTTTTGAAACATTTGAAAAAGTCTCCAACGGTGTTCCTTGGAGGCATAATGGATTCCCTCGAACACGGAAACTACGAGAAAGGAAACGGGCCCGTAGTTTACGAACTCGACGAGAGCGAAGAGTTTTTCTCAGAGTTCTCCCCAAACTATCTCATAATCACAAACGCCAGAGGAGATCATCTGGAAAACTACGGCAACTCTCTGTCCAGATACAGATCGGCCTTCGAAAAGATCAGCAGGAACACCGATCTGGTAGTCACCTTCGCAGAGGACGAACTCACATCCCATCTGGGTGATGTAACTTTTGGCGTGAAGAAAGGCACGTACACCCTTGAAATGAGAAGCGCTTCTCGCGCCGAACAAAAAGCAGTGGTGGAGAAAAATGGAAAGAGATATCTCGAACTCAAACTCAAGGTTCCCGGTTTTCACAACGTTTTGAACGCACTGGCAGTGATAGCACTCTTCGACTCGCTCGGGTACGATCTGGCGCCAGTGCTTGAAGCACTGGAAGAATTCCGGGGAGTTCACAGGCGCTTCTCCATCGCGTTTCACGATCCGGAAACGAACATCTATGTGATAGACGACTACGCCCACACACCAGATGAGATAAGAAACCTTCTTCAGACAGCAAAAGAAGTCTTCGAAAACGAAAAAATCGTGGTGATATTCCAGCCGCACCGATACACCAGACTGGAAAGGGAAGATGGAAACTTCGCAAAAGCGCTTCAGCTGGCGGATGAAGTTGTGGTCACAGAAGTCTACGATGCGTTCGAAGAGAGGAAAAACGGCATCTCAGGGAAGATGATCTGGGACTCTCTCAAGTCGCTCGGTAAAGAGGCGTATTTCGTTGAGAAGCTTCCAGAACTGGAAAAGGTAATCCCCGTGAGTGAGAACACCGTCTTTCTTTTCGTCGGTGCCGGAGATATCATCCACTCTTCCAGAAGATTCGTGGAACGTTATCAGAGTTCCAAAAGTTCTCCTTCACGTGTTCTGGGATCGAACAAATAG